One Heptranchias perlo isolate sHepPer1 unplaced genomic scaffold, sHepPer1.hap1 HAP1_SCAFFOLD_70, whole genome shotgun sequence genomic region harbors:
- the LOC137318412 gene encoding histone H2B 1/2-like yields the protein MPEDKKAAPKKGAKKTLSKAPAKGGKKRRKSRKESYSIYVYKVMKQVHPDTGISSKAMSIMNSFVNDIFERIASEASRLAHYNKRHTISSREIQTAVRLLLPGELAKHAVSEGTKAVTKYTSSK from the coding sequence atgcccgaggacaagaaagcagctcccaagaagggcgccaagaaaaccttgagtaaagcaccagccaagggcggcaagaagcggagaaagtcgaggaaggagagttactccatctacgtctacaaagtgatgaagcaggttcaccccgacaccggcatctcctccaaggccatgagcattatgaactcctttgtgaacgatattttcgagcgcatcgcgagtgaggcttcccgcctggcccattataataaacgccacaccatcagctcccgggagatccagacggccgtgcgcctgctgctgcccggggaactggccaagcacgccgtgtcggaagggacaaaggcggtgaccaagtacaccagctccaagtaa